Proteins from one Chroococcidiopsis sp. CCMEE 29 genomic window:
- a CDS encoding prohibitin family protein, giving the protein MKTESLQNWQAVVGGAIAAAVLLIALNAFVIINPGEAGVMSILGKARDGVLLEGIHFKPPLISKIDVYDVTVQKFEVPAQSSTKDLQDLSARFAINFRLDPSQVVEVRRTQGTLQNIVSKIIAPQTQESFKIAAARRTVEEAITKRSELKEDFDTALGVRLDKYGIIVLDTSVVDLTFSPEFARAVEEKQIAEQRAQRAVYIAQEAAQEAQADVNRAKGRAEAQRLLAETLKAQGGQLVLQKEAIEAWRNGGAQMPKVLVMGSESNSSVPFLFNLGNIQDGATPQ; this is encoded by the coding sequence TTGAAAACTGAGTCTTTGCAGAATTGGCAAGCAGTAGTCGGGGGAGCGATCGCCGCAGCAGTTTTGCTGATTGCTCTGAATGCTTTTGTGATTATTAACCCCGGTGAGGCAGGAGTTATGAGCATCTTGGGTAAAGCCAGAGATGGAGTCTTACTGGAAGGCATCCATTTCAAACCACCGCTGATTTCAAAAATTGATGTGTATGATGTGACGGTGCAAAAGTTTGAAGTTCCGGCGCAGAGTTCGACCAAGGATCTTCAGGATCTATCAGCTAGATTCGCCATCAACTTCCGCCTCGATCCAAGTCAGGTTGTTGAAGTCAGAAGGACACAAGGGACATTACAGAACATCGTCTCAAAAATTATTGCCCCCCAGACTCAAGAATCCTTTAAGATTGCAGCTGCTAGGAGAACAGTTGAAGAAGCAATTACCAAAAGAAGTGAATTGAAGGAAGACTTTGATACTGCTTTAGGTGTGCGGTTAGACAAATACGGGATTATTGTGCTGGATACAAGCGTTGTCGATCTAACTTTCTCTCCGGAGTTTGCCAGGGCAGTCGAGGAAAAACAAATTGCTGAACAGCGGGCGCAAAGGGCTGTTTATATAGCGCAAGAAGCTGCACAAGAAGCACAGGCAGATGTCAATCGCGCCAAGGGTAGGGCAGAAGCTCAAAGACTATTAGCTGAGACTTTGAAAGCGCAAGGAGGTCAGTTGGTGCTTCAGAAGGAAGCGATTGAAGCTTGGAGGAATGGTGGTGCCCAGATGCCCAAAGTCTTGGTCATGGGTAGTGAGTCTAATAGCAGTGTGCCATTCTTATTCAACCTGGGCAATATCCAGGATGGAGCTACTCCTCAATAG
- the mnmH gene encoding tRNA 2-selenouridine(34) synthase MnmH: protein MPISPIYTQQPWTETYSEIIDVRSPSEFAEDHIPEAINLPVLDDAERAEVGTIYKQSPFSARKTGAALVAKNISQQLIEHFASKQKDYRPLVYCWRGGQRSNSMAAVLAQIGWKVTVLDGGYKTYRAYVRQQLEHLPEKFTYTVLCGLTGSGKTHILHQLHQRGAQVLDLEELANHRGSLLGEEWEGKPAVQPSQKYFESLLLQQLQSFEPSKPVWIESESNKIGRVYLPQSLWQKMKQASCVEIQLPINSRVRFLLQEYPHLGTYPDLLIAKLEKLKSRYGRQKLNEWYQLIDASQGEDFVKDLLLCHYDPTYTQSIRRDFPRVETVLSLPDLSAPSVDQLVKSLLSDCDSVS, encoded by the coding sequence ATGCCAATTTCCCCTATATATACCCAGCAACCTTGGACAGAAACTTACAGCGAAATTATTGATGTACGTTCCCCTAGCGAATTTGCTGAAGACCACATCCCTGAAGCGATTAACCTTCCGGTACTGGATGATGCTGAACGCGCTGAGGTAGGAACGATATACAAACAAAGCCCCTTCAGTGCCCGGAAAACTGGCGCTGCCTTGGTAGCCAAGAACATCTCCCAGCAGCTAATTGAACACTTTGCCTCAAAACAGAAGGACTACCGCCCTCTGGTTTACTGCTGGCGCGGTGGGCAGCGTTCTAATAGCATGGCAGCGGTACTGGCGCAAATAGGTTGGAAAGTTACAGTCCTCGACGGAGGGTACAAGACGTATCGGGCTTATGTAAGGCAACAGTTGGAACATCTGCCCGAAAAATTTACCTATACAGTATTGTGTGGTCTAACCGGAAGCGGTAAGACGCATATTTTACACCAGTTACATCAGCGTGGCGCTCAAGTGCTTGATTTGGAAGAACTAGCTAATCATCGCGGTTCTCTACTCGGTGAAGAATGGGAAGGGAAACCTGCTGTCCAACCTTCACAGAAATACTTTGAATCTTTACTACTGCAGCAGCTGCAAAGCTTTGAACCGAGTAAGCCAGTGTGGATAGAGTCGGAAAGCAATAAAATTGGGCGAGTCTATTTACCCCAGTCCCTTTGGCAGAAAATGAAACAAGCCAGCTGTGTAGAGATTCAACTACCTATTAATAGTAGAGTGCGGTTTCTTTTACAGGAATACCCGCACTTAGGAACTTACCCCGACCTTTTGATAGCAAAGCTTGAGAAACTTAAATCTCGATATGGACGGCAGAAATTAAATGAGTGGTATCAGCTGATTGATGCTAGCCAAGGAGAAGATTTTGTCAAAGATTTATTATTGTGTCATTATGACCCCACCTATACTCAATCGATCAGGCGAGATTTTCCCAGAGTTGAAACAGTGCTATCTCTCCCAGATTTATCCGCTCCAAGTGTCGATCAATTGGTAAAGTCTTTGCTGTCAGATTGTGACTCAGTTTCTTAA
- a CDS encoding prohibitin family protein, with amino-acid sequence MQSSRIAVTDNFKVGVFLAGGIFLLLGAILFRPFAIVNAGERGVIMQFGKVQDGVLDEGIHPIIPVVTSVKRLSVRVQQNTFNADAASKDLQRVTTELAINWHIDPARVNKIFQQVGDQQQIVTGIITPAVSEVLKAATAKKTAEEIITRRTDLKEEIDRNLETRLAAYGVIVDDVSLVDFAFSPEFSKAIEAKQIAEQEAKQAEFIAVKASKEAIGEVNRAKGQAEAQRLQRLTLTPELLQKQAIEKWDGRFPTVMGGNGTLPLINIDPASLSTQQKPK; translated from the coding sequence ATGCAAAGCAGCAGAATAGCAGTTACTGATAATTTTAAGGTTGGTGTTTTCCTAGCTGGGGGTATATTCCTACTACTTGGAGCGATTCTATTCCGACCTTTTGCGATTGTGAATGCTGGAGAACGAGGTGTTATCATGCAATTTGGCAAAGTCCAGGATGGGGTATTGGATGAAGGCATCCACCCAATCATCCCGGTTGTGACATCAGTGAAAAGACTCAGCGTTCGCGTTCAACAAAATACTTTCAATGCCGATGCTGCTTCTAAAGATTTACAAAGAGTTACAACAGAACTTGCCATCAATTGGCATATTGATCCAGCACGAGTTAACAAAATTTTTCAACAAGTTGGCGATCAGCAGCAAATTGTTACTGGAATTATCACTCCTGCTGTTTCTGAAGTACTTAAGGCAGCAACTGCGAAAAAAACAGCCGAAGAAATTATCACTAGAAGAACGGATTTGAAAGAAGAAATTGACCGCAATCTCGAAACTCGTCTTGCAGCTTATGGTGTGATTGTAGATGATGTTTCCCTGGTTGATTTTGCTTTTTCACCAGAGTTTAGTAAAGCGATTGAAGCGAAACAGATAGCTGAACAAGAAGCAAAGCAGGCAGAATTTATTGCAGTCAAAGCATCTAAGGAAGCGATTGGCGAAGTAAATCGAGCTAAAGGTCAAGCCGAGGCGCAAAGATTACAGCGGCTAACTTTAACGCCAGAACTGTTACAAAAACAAGCAATAGAAAAGTGGGATGGGCGCTTCCCAACGGTTATGGGAGGCAATGGTACGCTGCCATTAATTAACATTGATCCTGCCAGCTTGTCTACCCAGCAGAAACCTAAATGA
- the nfi gene encoding deoxyribonuclease V (cleaves DNA at apurinic or apyrimidinic sites): MKISQRHAWPLTVEEAIAIQQQLRGEIITSDQLKEPVQYVAGVDMGFEAAGTISRAAVAVLSFPDLQLQESAIARRPTSFPYVPGFLSFREIPAVLDALEKISTVPDLILCDGQGIAHPRRLGIACHLGLIVDIPTIGVAKSLLIGKHQEVPDSRGSWQPLINRGETIGAVLRTRVGTKPLYVSSGHRVSLPTAIDYVLRCTPKYRLPETTRIADKLASGK; encoded by the coding sequence ATGAAAATTTCTCAACGTCATGCTTGGCCTCTGACTGTGGAAGAAGCGATCGCCATCCAACAACAGCTTAGAGGAGAAATAATTACCTCAGATCAACTGAAGGAACCAGTGCAGTATGTGGCTGGGGTAGATATGGGTTTCGAGGCAGCTGGTACGATTAGTCGGGCAGCGGTGGCTGTGCTGAGTTTTCCAGATTTGCAATTGCAAGAGTCAGCGATCGCTCGTCGTCCTACCTCTTTTCCCTATGTCCCAGGGTTCCTCTCATTTCGGGAAATCCCAGCTGTGCTAGATGCATTGGAAAAAATCAGCACCGTACCAGACTTAATCCTATGTGACGGTCAGGGCATTGCCCATCCTCGTCGGTTGGGTATCGCTTGCCATTTAGGGCTGATTGTGGACATACCAACAATAGGTGTGGCGAAGTCTTTGCTGATTGGCAAACATCAGGAAGTGCCAGATTCACGAGGCAGCTGGCAACCTCTGATCAATCGGGGTGAAACAATTGGAGCAGTGCTACGGACACGGGTTGGCACCAAGCCACTTTATGTTTCCAGCGGTCATCGGGTGAGTCTGCCAACGGCAATTGATTATGTGTTGCGTTGCACGCCGAAATATCGGTTGCCAGAAACTACCCGCATTGCTGACAAACTTGCCTCTGGAAAGTAG
- a CDS encoding DUF3172 domain-containing protein — MKRKSTKPNATKAPAFTSKALSALNYTSMFILAGVFILGIGIGIAFSSTATLSPSNVASREFIDASAPNPELCVQYGASAMVMDTRLFVSLNPFSVYVAQPSLRPGCVMRSNNWAILEQRRLVSSNQVRDCKNRMNTFAFTGDLGSSPEINCVYQNDAAKNYYLNQPGAVAPEESQRF; from the coding sequence ATGAAACGTAAATCTACTAAACCCAACGCTACTAAAGCTCCCGCCTTCACATCTAAGGCATTAAGTGCCTTAAACTACACCTCCATGTTTATTCTTGCTGGGGTGTTTATTTTGGGAATTGGGATTGGCATTGCCTTTAGTTCGACAGCGACTCTGAGCCCGTCAAACGTGGCTTCCCGTGAATTCATTGATGCCAGTGCGCCGAATCCTGAGCTGTGCGTGCAGTATGGAGCCAGCGCTATGGTCATGGACACGCGCTTGTTTGTATCGCTAAACCCCTTCAGTGTCTATGTAGCTCAGCCTAGTCTTAGACCTGGATGCGTAATGCGTTCCAATAATTGGGCAATTTTAGAGCAACGAAGACTAGTGTCATCGAATCAAGTGCGGGATTGCAAGAACCGGATGAATACATTTGCCTTCACTGGTGACTTAGGAAGTTCACCGGAAATTAATTGCGTCTACCAGAATGATGCTGCCAAAAACTACTACCTGAATCAACCAGGGGCTGTCGCGCCGGAAGAATCACAGAGATTCTAA
- a CDS encoding ABC transporter permease, with amino-acid sequence MNSQRSLSLGKTFKASQTLLADSLTVFWGDWLDLRVRIVQVAASGLVSPLIYILAFGLGLGSSIRPGAGISGAYDNYLEFILPGMVALSSMTISFGGTTFSICGDRLFTKTFEELLLVPIHPLALHLGKMLAGIVRGLMTSGSVILVAVLFTGKVWSFLNPLFLLLLVLNCAVFSGLGVLVGLNVRSLESVGLYNNFVIVPMSFLGATFFDPAALPTALKALIYLLPLTYTSIGLRAAAYLPVSQFPWYTVPVLLVIAIALSLLGAYQFAHQQD; translated from the coding sequence GTGAACTCTCAAAGATCGCTCTCATTGGGCAAAACCTTCAAAGCCTCTCAAACTCTTTTGGCAGATAGCCTCACTGTCTTTTGGGGAGACTGGTTAGATTTGCGGGTTCGAATTGTGCAAGTTGCAGCCTCTGGATTAGTGTCTCCCTTAATTTATATTCTGGCTTTTGGTTTGGGTCTAGGTAGCTCAATCAGACCAGGAGCAGGAATCAGCGGTGCATACGATAACTATTTAGAATTTATTTTGCCAGGAATGGTGGCGCTATCCTCAATGACGATTAGCTTCGGTGGTACGACATTTTCAATTTGTGGCGATCGCCTGTTCACCAAAACCTTTGAGGAACTGCTGCTAGTCCCGATTCATCCCCTAGCGTTACACCTTGGCAAAATGCTAGCGGGGATTGTGCGGGGCTTGATGACTTCTGGTTCTGTCATCTTGGTGGCGGTGCTGTTCACTGGTAAGGTTTGGAGTTTTCTCAATCCCCTGTTTCTGTTGTTGCTGGTGCTTAATTGTGCGGTTTTTTCTGGATTAGGAGTGCTTGTAGGATTGAACGTGCGATCGCTCGAAAGTGTGGGTTTGTACAACAACTTTGTTATTGTCCCCATGTCTTTCTTGGGAGCGACATTCTTCGATCCCGCTGCCTTACCAACTGCCCTTAAAGCCCTTATTTATCTGCTGCCACTAACTTATACCAGCATTGGATTGCGTGCAGCTGCTTATTTACCAGTGTCACAGTTTCCTTGGTATACAGTACCAGTGCTGCTGGTAATTGCGATCGCGCTGTCTCTACTGGGTGCTTACCAATTCGCCCATCAACAGGATTAA
- a CDS encoding DUF1338 domain-containing protein gives MKGKIARKLWDKLWEDYSTRVSYAQTYQQMIAQAGGTVANDHIAFRSLRLVIDSPEGKKNLGIEYVGGIAEALGYSAAGEYTFADQKLYARHYQHPEQDRLDLPKLFVSELIVEELPEAIATLIHQTVSSDCRGNGLLDVQTVKSWIDHVAADSEVEPIVGQLQGVFTRPWLPPQRSVVEAVNSVTQYGAWVLLHGYSVNHFTGYINRQNTPQYPDIESTARGLASLGVPMKAEIEGSLGVGLRQTATHAVTEMVTTIDDTSGEVVRIPWTYAYYEIAERHPVEVAPEKWELFAAFLGRNAQNLFEMTRKA, from the coding sequence ATGAAAGGCAAGATTGCACGTAAACTCTGGGATAAACTTTGGGAAGACTACAGCACTAGAGTTAGCTATGCTCAGACCTACCAGCAGATGATCGCTCAAGCGGGTGGGACAGTTGCCAACGATCACATTGCGTTTCGCTCTCTGCGTTTGGTTATAGATAGTCCAGAAGGAAAGAAAAATCTAGGAATTGAGTATGTAGGAGGTATTGCTGAAGCTCTGGGTTACTCAGCTGCTGGGGAGTATACTTTTGCTGACCAGAAACTCTATGCTCGTCACTATCAGCATCCTGAACAAGATCGCTTGGATCTACCCAAGCTGTTTGTTAGTGAATTGATTGTAGAGGAACTGCCGGAAGCGATCGCCACTCTCATCCATCAAACGGTCAGCTCTGATTGTAGGGGCAATGGGCTTTTGGATGTGCAGACAGTAAAAAGCTGGATTGACCATGTTGCGGCTGATTCAGAGGTGGAGCCGATTGTTGGTCAACTTCAGGGTGTTTTCACTCGTCCCTGGTTGCCTCCTCAGCGATCTGTTGTCGAAGCGGTAAACTCGGTAACCCAATATGGAGCTTGGGTGCTGCTGCACGGTTATTCAGTTAACCACTTTACGGGCTACATCAACCGCCAGAATACGCCTCAATACCCAGATATTGAGAGTACAGCTCGCGGTCTAGCTTCGTTAGGTGTGCCAATGAAAGCTGAAATTGAGGGCAGTTTAGGTGTTGGTCTCCGTCAGACGGCAACTCATGCAGTCACAGAAATGGTTACTACAATTGATGACACTAGTGGTGAAGTAGTTCGCATTCCCTGGACTTATGCTTATTACGAAATTGCTGAACGCCACCCAGTTGAAGTAGCACCGGAGAAGTGGGAGCTTTTTGCAGCTTTTCTAGGAAGAAATGCCCAAAATTTGTTTGAAATGACTCGTAAAGCTTAG
- a CDS encoding acetyl ornithine aminotransferase family protein, which yields MLSLPINRPLPRVPCLVGSLPGARARALIKRDQAVTSPSYTRVYSLVAARGEGCMLEDVDGNVFLDLTAGIAVAATGHAHPEVVQAIQNQAASLLHMSGTDFYYEPMVALAENLAARAPFPMPINGTRARLFFTNSGAESNEGAIKLARYYTGRFHIIAFLGAFHGRTYGAMSLTGSKAVQRQNFGPLLPGVTHIPYGTHAGLDYLEEKLFPTVLPPEEVAAIFIEPIQGEGGYIVPEDGVLERLRRICDRYGILMVVDEVQSGMGRTGRLFAVEHWGIMPDIITLAKGIASGLPLGAILARPELMTWPPGSHATTFGGNPVACAAANVTLRLLEAGLIDNACQMGELLFSGLTQLAERFQCVSLPRGKGLMLAIDVLDRAGNLNTELRDRIVEQAFLRGLLLLGCGKAAIRFCPPLVIDSNQIQVALQIIDNLLVELT from the coding sequence ATGCTGAGCCTCCCAATTAACCGACCTTTACCTCGTGTGCCGTGTTTGGTAGGTTCCTTGCCAGGTGCCCGCGCCCGGGCGCTAATCAAACGTGACCAAGCTGTCACCTCCCCCTCCTACACTCGTGTTTACTCTCTTGTAGCTGCTCGTGGCGAGGGCTGCATGTTGGAAGATGTGGATGGTAATGTCTTTTTAGACTTGACGGCGGGAATAGCAGTCGCGGCAACTGGACACGCTCACCCTGAAGTTGTGCAGGCAATTCAAAACCAGGCTGCCAGTCTCCTGCATATGTCGGGAACTGATTTTTACTATGAACCAATGGTGGCATTGGCGGAAAACTTGGCAGCGCGTGCCCCCTTTCCGATGCCGATAAATGGAACAAGGGCAAGGTTGTTTTTTACAAACTCTGGAGCCGAGTCCAACGAAGGGGCTATTAAACTAGCTCGTTACTACACAGGGCGTTTCCATATCATTGCTTTTCTAGGTGCATTTCACGGACGTACTTATGGGGCGATGTCCTTAACTGGTTCTAAAGCTGTCCAACGCCAGAATTTTGGACCGTTATTACCAGGAGTCACTCATATCCCCTACGGCACCCATGCTGGGCTTGATTACCTGGAAGAAAAGCTGTTTCCCACAGTACTGCCACCAGAAGAAGTTGCCGCCATCTTTATCGAACCGATTCAAGGCGAGGGAGGATATATTGTACCGGAGGATGGTGTTTTGGAGCGCCTCCGCCGAATATGCGATCGCTATGGCATCTTGATGGTAGTGGATGAGGTGCAATCCGGGATGGGTCGGACTGGTCGCCTGTTTGCAGTTGAACATTGGGGCATCATGCCGGATATCATTACCCTAGCCAAAGGCATCGCCAGCGGTTTGCCTTTAGGAGCAATCCTAGCTCGACCTGAGCTAATGACCTGGCCTCCAGGCTCTCATGCCACTACTTTCGGTGGCAATCCAGTTGCTTGCGCCGCCGCCAATGTAACTTTACGACTCCTGGAGGCTGGTCTAATTGATAATGCCTGCCAGATGGGGGAGCTATTATTCTCAGGTTTAACTCAGCTAGCAGAGCGATTTCAGTGCGTTTCTCTACCACGCGGTAAGGGACTGATGCTGGCGATTGATGTATTGGATCGCGCAGGCAATCTTAATACTGAACTACGCGATCGCATTGTCGAGCAAGCTTTCTTACGGGGTTTATTGCTACTCGGTTGCGGCAAGGCTGCCATTCGGTTTTGTCCGCCCTTGGTAATCGATAGTAACCAAATTCAGGTCGCTCTCCAGATTATTGATAATTTGCTTGTAGAACTTACCTGA